In the genome of Afipia felis ATCC 53690, the window GATTCACCAGGATATCGAGGACGAGCTCGTTACCCGCTGCCTTGTAGATCGCGAGGTGAAACTGTTTGTCGAGATCGATGAAAAGTTCCGAGCGCCCCGCCACAATGCTCGGCCCGAGCGTGTCGAAGGCAACCTGCAGTGCATCGAGATCCTTCTGCGAGATGCGCGCGGCAGCAACACGCGCCGCATGCATCTCCAGCACGGTGCGAAGCTCCGTAACTTCCTCGATATCGTTGTTGGTAAGCGCCTTCACAAAAGTGCCGCTCTGCGGCGAAACCGCGACCCAGCCCTCGCTTTTCAATCGCGCGAGCGCGGAGCGCACCGGCGAGCGCCCAACCCCGAGTTCCGATGCCAGACGCGTTTCAGACAACCGCTCGCCCAGCCGATATTCCAGCTCGACAATGCGGCGCTTGATTTCGCGATAAGTCTGGGCGGCAACGTTCAGTTCATCCATCTTCTATCTCTCAGGCCGGGCCTCAGGGAATCCGATCCGGCACAATCGCGAAACCTTCTACTTCGAGCGTGACTCCTTCAAGGCCCATAGTCCCGAGCGGCGCTTCGGTCACCGGCGGCATTAGCGAACCGAACCTGCGGTCCTGCAGCGGTGTGCTGCCCTCGGCGATGCTGCTGTATTTATAAAATCCAGTAACCTCGACGAGGTCCTGCATGCCTACGCCGAAGCCATCGAGAATGCGGCGTATGAACTCGAGCGTATTGTCGGTTTGCTTCGGCATATTCTCATCGTCGACGACAAGGCCCTTCTCGTCCATTGAGTATTGCCCGCCGAGCACAATTAATCGTCCGACCCGGATGCCCTGCTGAAACGAAACGCGCATCGGCCAGTCCCAGTGACCGAGCGGCCACGACAGCGCGCGCGGCAAGCGACCTTCAAGGCCGCGCAGCGCCATGCATTCCTGCCGGATCATCGCACCGTCCGGATAAAGACGCGGCACTGGCACACCCGTCGCACCCGGCCCCGGAAAACGGAACGCGCTGCTTCTCACTTCCGCGGCACGCCGCCAGTCGGCATCTGTGCCCTGACCGAGATACCAGGTATTGAGCTTCACCACGTCATCGAGATCGCAACCCAGCGAATCGAGCACACTGGCGATATTTCCGATCGTCAGCTTCGCCTGCGAGACGATATCGCCCTCGTGCTTGAGTGCGCCGGTGCCATCTTTCGAGGATTGCGCGCTGACGAAAACGAATTCACCGCAACGCAAGCCCTGACTGAACTCGGCACCTCGCGGCCAGCCCCAATGGTTCTTGGGATTTCCCGCATGCCGCGGCGCCTTGCCATCGGCATTGTCGATCGCAACGGCCTTGATCAGCACCGCCATGTCGGGATGCCAGAGTCGCGGCAGCGCCACGAGAGAAATCACCGGCGGTACGTCGCCCTTGATGTGTGAGCGAATGCGGCGAAGCAGCTCCTGTTCGCCTTCAACGTCAGCCACGGTATGGAAAACGACGAGCTTGACGAGATCAGCCGCACGGCCGCCGAGCGTTTCAACCGCGCGCGCGATCTTGCTCATCGCCGCATCGGTCTGCGCCAATACGCGGCCCGGATTTTCGATGCCGCCCTGCCCGTTGCCGTCATACTGACCGGCAATCCAGATCAAGCGATCGAAACGCGAGCCATCGCCTTTCTTGTGTGAGGCTTGCCATGCCGCAGGCACACCGCCATCCGGATAGAGAAAGCCATGCACCCGCGCATCGGTGCCTGACGATTTCCCCCCGACAGGGATGTGCAGCGTCATTTCAGTACTCCCGACCGAGATCGACCACGTTCGTCAGCGGCTCGCCGGCAAAATAGCGCCGAAGATTACTGAAGAAGATATCCAGCGTCCTCGGCACGTAAGCGTCAATGTCATCCGACAACACGTGCGGCGTGATGATGATATTGGGCGTCTCCCAGTAGGGCCAGTCCGCAGGCGGCGGCTCAGGGTAAGTCACATCGATAACCGCTCCGCTCAAATGGCCGCTGCGCAGGACCTTGTCGAGGGCAGCCGGATCGACCAGCCCGCCGCGCGACATGTTCACAAAACCTGCGCCCTGACGCATCAGCGCAAATTCCTTATCACCAAAAACAAAACGCGTTTCAGGGGTGAGTGCCGTATTGACGAGCACGATATCCGCGCGCGGCAGCAACGCATGCAGCGCATCAGGCTTATACATTTCTTCAACCGCCGGATGCGGCGCACCGCTGCGGCGAATGCCGATGACCTTCATGCCGAAGGCCTTGGCGTGTTCGGCCGCGCCGCCGCCAATCTGACCGACGCCGACAATAAGAAGCGTCTTGCCTTCGAGAGTCGTCGTGAAGATGCGATTCCATTTGTGCTGACGATGGCTTGTCATCAGCGTCGGCAACTGGGCATTGACCATCAGAAGCGTCATCAGCGCCGATTGCGCCGCTTTCGGCACGTGTGCACCGCTATTGGTCAGCACTGTCACACCCTGCGGCACCCAGTTGAGCGGCAAGAGATAATCGACGCCGGCGCCGAGCACCTGCAGAAGCTTCAGCTTCGGCGCGTCGATCTTCAGCGTATCCTTGGGAAACCGATAGGTAATCATCGCATCGGCCTCGGCGGCCGTTTCGCGATAATTCTCCTGATCGAATCCCCAGGTCGTTTTCACGCACTTGGCGACATCGGGATAGCGCGCGAGCGCGGGCTCGTACTGGTCTGGCCGGACGATGAAGACCGGCATAAGCGAGCGCGCATTCTCGATATGGATTCGGAAGGGATTTGTTTCCGAATATTGTTTTGCGCCAGCGGCTGTTGCGACATTCACGTTCACTTGCTTTCCCCGATCTCGTTTATTCAGCCGCCTGGCGTGCCGACCCTTCGCGCAACGCGCGCGAATGCGGATCATCAGGACCAACCACCTTGTCGAGGACGTAATTCCCGATGCGGTGAACGACATACTCTTCAAGCGAGAAACGTCCCGGACGGAACGCGCCGGACTGCATTGCCTTCTGCACGTTCGGATTGATCGTGAGATCTTCGCGGATGATCTGCGAATACTTATAATAGTATTCGGGCCCGACGATCACATTGAAGTCAGACCGCTCGACAGTGCTGCGCGGGAACGTCCAGTTCTCGTAGAGCCGCAGTTTGTTCGGTCCTTCCGGCAGATACTGCCGATACTTCATGTAGGACGATGTAATGATGATCTGCAGGCTCGGCTGCAGCCAGATGTGATAAAGGCCAACCTTGCGATCATCGCTCAGTCCTGCAATTTCCGGAAGACCCGAATAGGCCACCACACTCCGCTTGCTGAACATCGATTCCCATGGACCGCTCGGCCGTTCGAACTGCCAGTTCTGCGGATTCTTCGGGTCGTAATGCTGCCGGTGAACGGTCGCAACGTGATAGTTCTCGAACGCGTTCTCCAGCCAGACCTTCCAGTTGCAGTCGACCTCGTATTCGTCAACATGCGTCCACTGCATCTGATCTAAGTTGTAGTCGGCGACGAACGCCGGAAGATCACCGAGCCAAGTCTTGAGTGCCGGCGCTTCAGCATTGAACGTGATGAAGATGAAACCACCCCAGACTTCCGAGCGGATCGGTATCAGACCGTAATCGTCATTGCTGAAATCCTCGACGCCGGCGAGCGGATGCGGTGAACCGGGAATGCCGACCAAGCGGCCATTCAGCGCATAGGTCCAGCTATGATATGGGCAGACGAAGGAGCGGCACTTGCCCTTGCCCTGCGTGATGATCGCCCCGCGATGCCGGCAGACACCGAGGTGAACGCGCACGGCATCACCGTCGCGGACGACGATGAGCGGCTGCTTGATCACTTCGATGCTGAAATAGTCGCCGGTGTTCGGAATCTGCTCGACCCGGCCGACACACAACCACTCCTTGCGGAAGATGGTCTCCAACTCGCGTTCGTACCAGTCGGAATCGGTGTAGCACCAAGCCGGTAGCGGCCCAGCCTGCCGCAAAGGCCGACGGATCAATTCATACTGCTGCTGGTCATACATAAAGGATTTCATAGCCGCACCCGTTATCTAGTTGACTAGTAGTCCAACAAGCTTCTTATAATGAGTCAAGGCTGGAATTAGAAAAAATCCAGCGGTTCCCAATTCTGAGACGGGAAGGCAGGGCGATGTATCCGAAGCTCAAACTTTTCATCGGCGGCCAATGGAAAAACGGCGCAGGCCGGAAAACCGAAAGCGTCATCAACCCCGTCAACGAAAAGGTGCTCGCAGAACTGCCGCATGCGAGCAAAGCGGACCTCGACGACGCACTCGAAGCCGCGAAAAGGGGATTCGAGACGTGGCGCAAGACCAATGCCTGGGATCGCGCCTGCATTATGAACAAGGCCGCCGACATCATGCGTGAGCGGCTGGAAGCGATCGCGACCATCATCACCCAGGAGCAAGGCAAGCCGCTGTTCGAAGCGCGGCTCGAAGTCGCTGCTGCCGCTGACGTCATCCAGTGGATGGCGGAGGAAGGAAAGCGCAGCTACGGCCGTGTCATCCCCTCGCGCCTGCCTGGCACGCGCACCTTCACGGTGCAGGAACCGGTCGGTATCTGCGCGGCCTTCACGCCATGGAATTTCCCCGTGCTCAGCCCCGCCCGTAAGATCGCCGGGGCGCTCGGCGGCGGCTGTGCGCTCATCATTAAACCATCGGAAGAAACGCCGGGCGCAGCTGTCGAGATGACGCGCGCTTTCGCGGAGGCGAGACTGCCGGAAGGCGTGCTGAGCGTCGTCTTCGGTATGCCGGCGGAAATTTCCGAATACCTGATCGCGAAGGACGAGGTCCGCAAGATTTCCTTCACCGGTTCGATCCCGGTCGGCAAGCACCTCACGAAGCTTGCAGCCGAAAACGTCAAGCGCGTCACGATGGAGCTCGGCGGCCATTCGCCGGTCGTGGTTTTCGACGATGTCGACCCGGAGAAGACGGCGGATATAGCCGTTGGAGGCAAGTATCGCAACGCCGGACAGGTCTGCATCTCTCCGACGCGCTTCTATGTGCAGGAAAATTCCTACAAGAAATTTGCCGCGCGTTTCTCCGCACAGGCGAAAGCCGTGAAACTCGGGAATGGCCTTGAATCTGAAACCCGTATGGGACCGCTCGCTAATGCGCGCCGTCTCGACGCCATGGCCAATATCGTCGCGGATTGCCAAAGCCGGGGGGCGAAAATCGCTGCCGGCGGAACGCGGCGCGGCAATCAAGGTTATTTCTTCGAACCTACCGTCGTGACCGATCTGCAGGACGATTCGAAATTGATGACGCAGGAGCCATTCGGCCCGATCGCACCGATCATTCCCTTTAAAACCCTGGATGAGGTTGTGGCGCGCGCCAATTCCCTACCCTACGGTCTGGCTGCCTACGCCTTCACCTCCGACACCAGGAATGCGAACATCATCTCCGATGCGCTTGAGGCAGGCATGGTTGGCGTCAACACCTTCTCGATCTCGATGGCGGAAACGCCCTTCGGCGGCGTGAAGGAAAGCGGCTACGGCCACGAAGGCTCGGTCGAGGGGCTCGAAGCCTATACGTCGAAGAAATTCATCTCACAGGCCTGAACGCAGTAAGCGATCTGCCTGCCGATGGAATAACGCTCTCGGGCGAAGGTACAGCAGGATCGCAACGGCCGAATGCGCCGACGAAGGACGCCCATGGCTCTCTCGCTTGCCACGCATCCATTACATAAGCCGGATCTTTCGTCGATCTCCGTCACCGATCTTTTCACAATCGGCATTGGACCCTCGAGTTCGCACACTGTCGGGCCGATGCGGGCGGCGGCGCGCTTTGCCGATGAACTCAAGGCGCGATCCCTGGAATTCGACAGACTGGCCGCCGAGTTGTTCGGATCACTCGCTCTCACGGGGAAGGGCCACAACACTGATACCGCCGTGATGCTCGGGCTGGCGGGATGGCTGCCGGATACGGTCGATCCCGAGCAAGTTACGACGATCGTCGAGCGCATTTGCGCGGAAAAGACGCTCACGGTCAACGGACGCGAGATCGCCTTCGACGAAGCAGCCGACCTCGTGTTTCGGAAAAAGGATCTTTTGCCACGGCACCCGAACGGCATGCAGTTTACGGCTTATGCTGGCAACCAAATCGCCCTGAAACGAACATTCTATTCGATTGGCGGCGGCGCGATCATTGGCGAAGAAGATGAATCGAAGATTGCACCGCACGCGGCGCGTACCGTACTACGCCTTCCGTTCGATTCCGCAAAAACTCTACTCGAGATCGGCGAACGTGAACGGCTGAGTTTTGCCGACATCATGCAGGTCAATGAAGCCGCGTGGCGCACGCCGCAGGAAACGAATGGTTTCCTTGATCGCGTGCGTGGCGCGATGATGGGCAGCATCGAGCGCGGCTGTTGTCGCGATGGCGTGCTGCCCGGTGGGCTGCAGGTGCGAAGGCGTGCACCGGCACTGAGCAGACAGCTCGGCGAGAAGGCTTCACGCGGCGATGTGCTCGAAACACTCGATTGGGTCAGCCTTTACGCGCTTGCGGTCAACGAGGAGAACGCTGCGGGCGGCCGCATCGTCACCGCACCCACCAATGGCGCCGCGGGTGTCATCCCGGCAGTGCTGAAATATTTTGAAGAATTTCGTCCCGAGGCAACGCCGGAGAAATCGCGCGAATTTCTACTCACCGCAGCAGCGATCGGCATTCTCTACAAGAAGCGTGCCTCGATCTCGGCCGCCGAAATGGGCTGCCAAGGCGAAGTGGGTGTCGCCTGTTCGATGGCGGCGGGCGCGCTTGCCGCGGTGCTCGGCGGCTCGAACCGCCAGATCGCGAACGCTGCCGAGATCGGCATGGAGCATCATCTCGGCCTGACCTGCGATCCGATCGGCGGCCTCGTTCAGATTCCCTGCATTGAGCGCAACACCATGGGGGCCGTCAAGGCGATCACCGCGGCGCGGCTCGCACTGCGTGGCGACGGTGAACACATCGTTTCGCTCGATGCGGTGATCGAGACGATGCGCCAGACCGGACACGACATGGCGGCAAAATACAAGGAGACCAGTCTTGGTGGTCTCGCTGTCAATGTTGTGGAGTGTTGATGGGCGGGTACTCCGCCAGAGTAACGGTCTATGGTTGTAGTTACTTTACAAAACGGTTGATGATATCCCGGGCCCGCGCGGTCGCCTCGGCGGGAAGCGTATGCCGCTGCGGGAAATGTCCGCTCGGTCTTGTGGCATCGACGATCATCTTCGCCGTCAAGCCGTTGTGATTGGACGGATCGAGAATTGCCCCCATCGCGTTCCGGATGACGCTGATGTCGTCATCAGCCTGCATCCGCGTGCACATCGCCCAAAGCACATCACTGTCGTTGTGCACGTCCACGTCGTCATCG includes:
- a CDS encoding GntR family transcriptional regulator, translated to MDELNVAAQTYREIKRRIVELEYRLGERLSETRLASELGVGRSPVRSALARLKSEGWVAVSPQSGTFVKALTNNDIEEVTELRTVLEMHAARVAAARISQKDLDALQVAFDTLGPSIVAGRSELFIDLDKQFHLAIYKAAGNELVLDILVNLRDKVQWIRRACSVSVERVQDGFREIDSIFQELKKRDGEAAAEGMRRHIQNAAAFCRAIDPEAMATQPKGSLEVAV
- a CDS encoding RidA family protein; this translates as MTLHIPVGGKSSGTDARVHGFLYPDGGVPAAWQASHKKGDGSRFDRLIWIAGQYDGNGQGGIENPGRVLAQTDAAMSKIARAVETLGGRAADLVKLVVFHTVADVEGEQELLRRIRSHIKGDVPPVISLVALPRLWHPDMAVLIKAVAIDNADGKAPRHAGNPKNHWGWPRGAEFSQGLRCGEFVFVSAQSSKDGTGALKHEGDIVSQAKLTIGNIASVLDSLGCDLDDVVKLNTWYLGQGTDADWRRAAEVRSSAFRFPGPGATGVPVPRLYPDGAMIRQECMALRGLEGRLPRALSWPLGHWDWPMRVSFQQGIRVGRLIVLGGQYSMDEKGLVVDDENMPKQTDNTLEFIRRILDGFGVGMQDLVEVTGFYKYSSIAEGSTPLQDRRFGSLMPPVTEAPLGTMGLEGVTLEVEGFAIVPDRIP
- a CDS encoding D-2-hydroxyacid dehydrogenase, whose product is MNVNVATAAGAKQYSETNPFRIHIENARSLMPVFIVRPDQYEPALARYPDVAKCVKTTWGFDQENYRETAAEADAMITYRFPKDTLKIDAPKLKLLQVLGAGVDYLLPLNWVPQGVTVLTNSGAHVPKAAQSALMTLLMVNAQLPTLMTSHRQHKWNRIFTTTLEGKTLLIVGVGQIGGGAAEHAKAFGMKVIGIRRSGAPHPAVEEMYKPDALHALLPRADIVLVNTALTPETRFVFGDKEFALMRQGAGFVNMSRGGLVDPAALDKVLRSGHLSGAVIDVTYPEPPPADWPYWETPNIIITPHVLSDDIDAYVPRTLDIFFSNLRRYFAGEPLTNVVDLGREY
- a CDS encoding aromatic ring-hydroxylating oxygenase subunit alpha, with the protein product MKSFMYDQQQYELIRRPLRQAGPLPAWCYTDSDWYERELETIFRKEWLCVGRVEQIPNTGDYFSIEVIKQPLIVVRDGDAVRVHLGVCRHRGAIITQGKGKCRSFVCPYHSWTYALNGRLVGIPGSPHPLAGVEDFSNDDYGLIPIRSEVWGGFIFITFNAEAPALKTWLGDLPAFVADYNLDQMQWTHVDEYEVDCNWKVWLENAFENYHVATVHRQHYDPKNPQNWQFERPSGPWESMFSKRSVVAYSGLPEIAGLSDDRKVGLYHIWLQPSLQIIITSSYMKYRQYLPEGPNKLRLYENWTFPRSTVERSDFNVIVGPEYYYKYSQIIREDLTINPNVQKAMQSGAFRPGRFSLEEYVVHRIGNYVLDKVVGPDDPHSRALREGSARQAAE
- a CDS encoding NAD-dependent succinate-semialdehyde dehydrogenase, translated to MYPKLKLFIGGQWKNGAGRKTESVINPVNEKVLAELPHASKADLDDALEAAKRGFETWRKTNAWDRACIMNKAADIMRERLEAIATIITQEQGKPLFEARLEVAAAADVIQWMAEEGKRSYGRVIPSRLPGTRTFTVQEPVGICAAFTPWNFPVLSPARKIAGALGGGCALIIKPSEETPGAAVEMTRAFAEARLPEGVLSVVFGMPAEISEYLIAKDEVRKISFTGSIPVGKHLTKLAAENVKRVTMELGGHSPVVVFDDVDPEKTADIAVGGKYRNAGQVCISPTRFYVQENSYKKFAARFSAQAKAVKLGNGLESETRMGPLANARRLDAMANIVADCQSRGAKIAAGGTRRGNQGYFFEPTVVTDLQDDSKLMTQEPFGPIAPIIPFKTLDEVVARANSLPYGLAAYAFTSDTRNANIISDALEAGMVGVNTFSISMAETPFGGVKESGYGHEGSVEGLEAYTSKKFISQA
- a CDS encoding L-serine ammonia-lyase; protein product: MALSLATHPLHKPDLSSISVTDLFTIGIGPSSSHTVGPMRAAARFADELKARSLEFDRLAAELFGSLALTGKGHNTDTAVMLGLAGWLPDTVDPEQVTTIVERICAEKTLTVNGREIAFDEAADLVFRKKDLLPRHPNGMQFTAYAGNQIALKRTFYSIGGGAIIGEEDESKIAPHAARTVLRLPFDSAKTLLEIGERERLSFADIMQVNEAAWRTPQETNGFLDRVRGAMMGSIERGCCRDGVLPGGLQVRRRAPALSRQLGEKASRGDVLETLDWVSLYALAVNEENAAGGRIVTAPTNGAAGVIPAVLKYFEEFRPEATPEKSREFLLTAAAIGILYKKRASISAAEMGCQGEVGVACSMAAGALAAVLGGSNRQIANAAEIGMEHHLGLTCDPIGGLVQIPCIERNTMGAVKAITAARLALRGDGEHIVSLDAVIETMRQTGHDMAAKYKETSLGGLAVNVVEC